From one Equus asinus isolate D_3611 breed Donkey chromosome 5, EquAss-T2T_v2, whole genome shotgun sequence genomic stretch:
- the KIF17 gene encoding kinesin-like protein KIF17 isoform X4, with the protein MASEAVKVVVRCRPMNQRERELSCQPVVTVDAARGQCFIQNPGAADEPPKQFTFDGAYSMDHFTEQIYNEIAYPLVEGVTEGYNGTIFAYGQTGSGKSFTMQGLPDPPSQRGVIPRAFEHIFESVQCAENTKFLVRASYLEIYNEDIRDLLGADTKQKLELKEHPEKGVYVKGLSMHTVHSVAQCERIMETGWRNRSVGYTLMNKDSSRSHSIFTISIEIYAVDERGKDHLRAGKLNLVDLAGSERQSKTGATGERLKEATKINLSLSALGNVISALVDGRCRHIPYRDSKLTRLLQDSLGGNTKTLMMACLSPADNNYDETLSTLRYANRAKNIKNKPRINEDPKDALLREYQEEIKKLKAILAQQMSPGDLSALLSNQVPLNPVQTEKLLPPPVIQHDTEAEKQLIREEYEERLARLQADYEAEQESRARLEEDITAMRNSYDVKLSTLEENLRKETEAVLKAEVLYKAEVMSRAEFANRSENSPTFQYEVAVKPEVSSMADTLPRDDVSRTQGSSRLEGLPKVEASQSEISFGSDESSTFQETSMSEAFPGPEEPSDLEFALPDVEAKVKYFLAEDLSQEAMEPLLEGEPLLQEAEPQLMPPELLSGLHDPFAEVEAKLARLSSTVARTDVPQADVPKVPMQEVDLDLDMAKEVVLAAEPGMEAEAEAQVALEAPPQAPLAMTSVRRDSVGVEVAVLTDDLLPIVDQQQVLARLQLLEQQVVGGEQAKNKDLKEKHKRRKRYADERKKQLVAALQNSDEDSGDWVLLHVYDSIQEEVRAKSKLLEKMQRKLRAAEVEIKDLQSEFELEKIDYLATIRRQERDSMLCQQLLEQMQPLIRRDCNYSNLEKIRRESCWDEDNGFWKIPEPIIIKTSLPVAVSTGPQNKPARKTSAADTGEPGTKEDRYKLMLSRSDSENIASNYFRSKRASQILSTDPMKSLTHHSSPPGLSSPLSNNSATSPTQAPEMPQPRPFRLESLDIPFSKAKRKKSKSSFGSEPL; encoded by the exons GGCGTCACTGAGGGCTACAATGGCACCATCTTTGCCTATGGCCAGACGGGCAGCGGGAAGTCCTTCACCATGCAGGGCCTGCCGGACCCGCCTTCCCAGAGAGGGGTCATCCCCAGGGCCTTCGAGCACATTTTCGAGAGCGTCCAG TGCGCGGAGAATACCAAGTTCCTGGTCCGGGCCTCCTACCTGGAGATCTACAACGAAGACATCCGTGACCTGCTGGGGGCTGACACCAAGCAGAAGCTGGAG CTGAAGGAGCACCCGGAGAAGGGAGTGTATGTGAAGGGGCTCTCCATGCACACGGTGCACAGCGTGGCGCAGTGCGAGCGCATCATGGAGACGGGCTGGAGGAACCGCTCGGTGGGCTACACCCTGATGAACAAGGACTCCTCGCGCTCCCACTCCATCTTCACCATCAGCATCGAGATCTATGCTGTGG ATGAGCGGGGCAAGGACCACCTCCGGGCAGGCAAGCTGAACCTGGTGGACCTGGCAGGCAGCGAGCGGCAGTCCAAGACGGGCGCCACGGGGGAGCGGCTCAAGGAGGCCACCAAGATCAACTTGTCGCTGTCGGCACTGGGCAACGTCATCTCGGCCCTGGTGGACGGGCGCTGCAGGCACATCCCCTACCGGGACTCGAAGCTGACGCGGCTGCTGCAGGACTCGCTGGGCGGCAACACCAAGACACTGATGATGGCCTGCCTGTCGCCCGCTGACAACAACTACGACGAGACGCTCAGCACACTGCGCTACGCCAACCGAGCCAAGAACATCAAGAACAAGCCGCGCATCAACGAGGACCCCAAGGACGCCCTCCTGCGCGAGTACCAGGAGGAGATCAAGAAGCTCAAGGCCATTCTGGCCCAGCAGATGAGCCCGGGCGACCTGTCAG ccctgctctccaaTCAGGTGCCCCTGAACCCTGTCCAGACTGAGAAGCTGTTGCCCCCACCTGTGATCCAACACGACACGGAGGCTGAAAAGCAGCTGATCCGGGAG GAGTACGAGGAGCGCCTGGCCCGGCTGCAGGCCGACTACGAGGCAGAGCAGGAGTCCAGGGCCCGGCTGGAGGAGGACATCACTGCCATGCGCAACTCCTACGACGTGAAGCTGTCCACGCTGGAGGAGAACCTGCGCAAGGAGACAG AGGCCGTTCTGAAGGCGGAAGTCCTCTACAAGGCTGAGGTCATGTCCAGGGCTGAGTTTGCCAACAGGTCTGAGAACTCGCCCACGTTCCAGTACGAGGTGGCCGTGAAACCCGAGGTCTCCTCCATGGCCGACACGCTGCCCCGGGATGATGTCTCCAGGACCCAGGGTTCCTCCAGGTTGGAGGGACTGCCCAAGGTAGAGGCCTCCCAGTCGGAGATTTCTTTTGGGTCTGATGAGTCTTCCACATTCCAAGAAACCTCCATGTCTGAGGCCTTCCCAGGGCCCGAGGAGCCCTCCGACCTGGAGTTTGCTCTGCCCGACGTGGAGGCCAAAGTCAAGTACTTCTTGGCTGAGGATCTCAGCCAGGAGGCCATGGAGCCTCTGCTGGAGGGGGAGCCGTTACTCCAGGAAGCCGAGCCACAGCTGATGCCCCCGGAGCTGTTATCAGGCCTGCACGACCCGTTTGCTGAGGTGGAAGCCAAGCTGGCCCGGCTCTCCTCCACGGTGGCTAGGACGGACGTGCCCCAGGCGGACGTACCCAAGGTCCCCATGCAG GAGGTTGACCTGGACCTGGACATGGCCAAGGAGGTGGTGTTGGCAGCAGAGCCTGGCATGGAGGCCGAGGCTGAGGCCCAGGTGGCCTTGGAGGCTCCGCCTCAGGCCCCACTGGCCATGACAAGTGTGAGAAGGGACAGTGTGGGTGTGGAGGTGGCAGTGCTGACTGACGACCTGCTGCCCATTGTGGACCAGCAGCAGGTGCTCGCCCG TTTGCAGCTGTTGGAGCAGCAGGTGGTTGGAGGGGAGCAGGCCAAGAACAAGGACCTGAAAGAGAAGCACAAGCGGCGGAAGCGGTACGCTGATGAGCGCAAGAAGCAGCTGGTGGCGGCGCTGCAGAACTCGGATGAGGACAGCGGGGACTGGGTGCTCCTCCACGTCTACGACTCCatccaggaggaggtgagggccAAGAGCAAGCTGCTGGAGAAGATGCAGAGGAAG CTTCGGGCAGCAGAGGTGGAGATCAAAGATCTGCAGTCGGAGTTTGAGCTGGAGAAGATCGATTACTTGGCCACCATCCGGCGGCAGGAACGTGACTCTATGCTCTGCCAGCAGCTCCTGGAGCAGATGCAGCCCCTGATTCGCCGGGACTGTAACTACAGCAACCTGGAGAAGATAAGGCGCGAGTCCTGCTGGGATGAGGATAATGGCTTCTGGAAGATCCCCGAGCCCATCATCATAAAAACCAGCCTCCCAGTAG CAGTTTCAACAGGGCCACAGAACAAACCAGCCCGCAAAACCTCTGCAGCGGACACGGGCGAACCCGGCACG AAGGAAGACCGCTACAAGCTGATGCTCAGCCGGAGCGACAGTGAAAATATTGCCAGTAACTACTTCCGGTCGAAGCGGGCCAGCCAGATCCTCAGCACGGATCCCATGAAGAGCCTCA CACATCACAGCTCACCGCCAGGCCTCAGCTCTCCACTCAGCAACAACTCTGCCACCTCGCCCACGCAGGCCCCTGAAATGCCCCAGCCCCGGCCCTTCCGCCTGGAGTCCCTTGACATCCCCTTCAGCAAGGCCAAGCgtaagaaaagcaaaagcagcTTTGGCAGTGAGCCCCTGTGA
- the KIF17 gene encoding kinesin-like protein KIF17 isoform X9 produces the protein MASEAVKVVVRCRPMNQRERELSCQPVVTVDAARGQCFIQNPGAADEPPKQFTFDGAYSMDHFTEQIYNEIAYPLVEGVTEGYNGTIFAYGQTGSGKSFTMQGLPDPPSQRGVIPRAFEHIFESVQCAENTKFLVRASYLEIYNEDIRDLLGADTKQKLELKEHPEKGVYVKGLSMHTVHSVAQCERIMETGWRNRSVGYTLMNKDSSRSHSIFTISIEIYAVDERGKDHLRAGKLNLVDLAGSERQSKTGATGERLKEATKINLSLSALGNVISALVDGRCRHIPYRDSKLTRLLQDSLGGNTKTLMMACLSPADNNYDETLSTLRYANRAKNIKNKPRINEDPKDALLREYQEEIKKLKAILAQQMSPGDLSALLSNQVPLNPVQTEKLLPPPVIQHDTEAEKQLIREEYEERLARLQADYEAEQESRARLEEDITAMRNSYDVKLSTLEENLRKETEAVLKAEVLYKAEVMSRAEFANRSENSPTFQYEVAVKPEVSSMADTLPRDDVSRTQGSSRLEGLPKVEASQSEISFGSDESSTFQETSMSEAFPGPEEPSDLEFALPDVEAKVKYFLAEDLSQEAMEPLLEGEPLLQEAEPQLMPPELLSGLHDPFAEVEAKLARLSSTVARTDVPQADVPKVPMQLRAAEVEIKDLQSEFELEKIDYLATIRRQERDSMLCQQLLEQMQPLIRRDCNYSNLEKIRRESCWDEDNGFWKIPEPIIIKTSLPVVSTGPQNKPARKTSAADTGEPGTKEDRYKLMLSRSDSENIASNYFRSKRASQILSTDPMKSLTHHSSPPGLSSPLSNNSATSPTQAPEMPQPRPFRLESLDIPFSKAKRKKSKSSFGSEPL, from the exons GGCGTCACTGAGGGCTACAATGGCACCATCTTTGCCTATGGCCAGACGGGCAGCGGGAAGTCCTTCACCATGCAGGGCCTGCCGGACCCGCCTTCCCAGAGAGGGGTCATCCCCAGGGCCTTCGAGCACATTTTCGAGAGCGTCCAG TGCGCGGAGAATACCAAGTTCCTGGTCCGGGCCTCCTACCTGGAGATCTACAACGAAGACATCCGTGACCTGCTGGGGGCTGACACCAAGCAGAAGCTGGAG CTGAAGGAGCACCCGGAGAAGGGAGTGTATGTGAAGGGGCTCTCCATGCACACGGTGCACAGCGTGGCGCAGTGCGAGCGCATCATGGAGACGGGCTGGAGGAACCGCTCGGTGGGCTACACCCTGATGAACAAGGACTCCTCGCGCTCCCACTCCATCTTCACCATCAGCATCGAGATCTATGCTGTGG ATGAGCGGGGCAAGGACCACCTCCGGGCAGGCAAGCTGAACCTGGTGGACCTGGCAGGCAGCGAGCGGCAGTCCAAGACGGGCGCCACGGGGGAGCGGCTCAAGGAGGCCACCAAGATCAACTTGTCGCTGTCGGCACTGGGCAACGTCATCTCGGCCCTGGTGGACGGGCGCTGCAGGCACATCCCCTACCGGGACTCGAAGCTGACGCGGCTGCTGCAGGACTCGCTGGGCGGCAACACCAAGACACTGATGATGGCCTGCCTGTCGCCCGCTGACAACAACTACGACGAGACGCTCAGCACACTGCGCTACGCCAACCGAGCCAAGAACATCAAGAACAAGCCGCGCATCAACGAGGACCCCAAGGACGCCCTCCTGCGCGAGTACCAGGAGGAGATCAAGAAGCTCAAGGCCATTCTGGCCCAGCAGATGAGCCCGGGCGACCTGTCAG ccctgctctccaaTCAGGTGCCCCTGAACCCTGTCCAGACTGAGAAGCTGTTGCCCCCACCTGTGATCCAACACGACACGGAGGCTGAAAAGCAGCTGATCCGGGAG GAGTACGAGGAGCGCCTGGCCCGGCTGCAGGCCGACTACGAGGCAGAGCAGGAGTCCAGGGCCCGGCTGGAGGAGGACATCACTGCCATGCGCAACTCCTACGACGTGAAGCTGTCCACGCTGGAGGAGAACCTGCGCAAGGAGACAG AGGCCGTTCTGAAGGCGGAAGTCCTCTACAAGGCTGAGGTCATGTCCAGGGCTGAGTTTGCCAACAGGTCTGAGAACTCGCCCACGTTCCAGTACGAGGTGGCCGTGAAACCCGAGGTCTCCTCCATGGCCGACACGCTGCCCCGGGATGATGTCTCCAGGACCCAGGGTTCCTCCAGGTTGGAGGGACTGCCCAAGGTAGAGGCCTCCCAGTCGGAGATTTCTTTTGGGTCTGATGAGTCTTCCACATTCCAAGAAACCTCCATGTCTGAGGCCTTCCCAGGGCCCGAGGAGCCCTCCGACCTGGAGTTTGCTCTGCCCGACGTGGAGGCCAAAGTCAAGTACTTCTTGGCTGAGGATCTCAGCCAGGAGGCCATGGAGCCTCTGCTGGAGGGGGAGCCGTTACTCCAGGAAGCCGAGCCACAGCTGATGCCCCCGGAGCTGTTATCAGGCCTGCACGACCCGTTTGCTGAGGTGGAAGCCAAGCTGGCCCGGCTCTCCTCCACGGTGGCTAGGACGGACGTGCCCCAGGCGGACGTACCCAAGGTCCCCATGCAG CTTCGGGCAGCAGAGGTGGAGATCAAAGATCTGCAGTCGGAGTTTGAGCTGGAGAAGATCGATTACTTGGCCACCATCCGGCGGCAGGAACGTGACTCTATGCTCTGCCAGCAGCTCCTGGAGCAGATGCAGCCCCTGATTCGCCGGGACTGTAACTACAGCAACCTGGAGAAGATAAGGCGCGAGTCCTGCTGGGATGAGGATAATGGCTTCTGGAAGATCCCCGAGCCCATCATCATAAAAACCAGCCTCCCAGTAG TTTCAACAGGGCCACAGAACAAACCAGCCCGCAAAACCTCTGCAGCGGACACGGGCGAACCCGGCACG AAGGAAGACCGCTACAAGCTGATGCTCAGCCGGAGCGACAGTGAAAATATTGCCAGTAACTACTTCCGGTCGAAGCGGGCCAGCCAGATCCTCAGCACGGATCCCATGAAGAGCCTCA CACATCACAGCTCACCGCCAGGCCTCAGCTCTCCACTCAGCAACAACTCTGCCACCTCGCCCACGCAGGCCCCTGAAATGCCCCAGCCCCGGCCCTTCCGCCTGGAGTCCCTTGACATCCCCTTCAGCAAGGCCAAGCgtaagaaaagcaaaagcagcTTTGGCAGTGAGCCCCTGTGA
- the KIF17 gene encoding kinesin-like protein KIF17 isoform X7, translating to MASEAVKVVVRCRPMNQRERELSCQPVVTVDAARGQCFIQNPGAADEPPKQFTFDGAYSMDHFTEQIYNEIAYPLVEGVTEGYNGTIFAYGQTGSGKSFTMQGLPDPPSQRGVIPRAFEHIFESVQCAENTKFLVRASYLEIYNEDIRDLLGADTKQKLELKEHPEKGVYVKGLSMHTVHSVAQCERIMETGWRNRSVGYTLMNKDSSRSHSIFTISIEIYAVDERGKDHLRAGKLNLVDLAGSERQSKTGATGERLKEATKINLSLSALGNVISALVDGRCRHIPYRDSKLTRLLQDSLGGNTKTLMMACLSPADNNYDETLSTLRYANRAKNIKNKPRINEDPKDALLREYQEEIKKLKAILAQQMSPGDLSALLSNQVPLNPVQTEKLLPPPVIQHDTEAEKQLIREEYEERLARLQADYEAEQESRARLEEDITAMRNSYDVKLSTLEENLRKETEAVLKAEVLYKAEVMSRAEFANRSENSPTFQYEVAVKPEVSSMADTLPRDDVSRTQGSSRLEGLPKVEASQSEISFGSDESSTFQETSMSEAFPGPEEPSDLEFALPDVEAKVKYFLAEDLSQEAMEPLLEGEPLLQEAEPQLMPPELLSGLHDPFAEVEAKLARLSSTVARTDVPQADVPKVPMQLRAAEVEIKDLQSEFELEKIDYLATIRRQERDSMLCQQLLEQMQPLIRRDCNYSNLEKIRRESCWDEDNGFWKIPEPIIIKTSLPVAVSTGPQNKPARKTSAADTGEPGTGLESQQKEDRYKLMLSRSDSENIASNYFRSKRASQILSTDPMKSLTHHSSPPGLSSPLSNNSATSPTQAPEMPQPRPFRLESLDIPFSKAKRKKSKSSFGSEPL from the exons GGCGTCACTGAGGGCTACAATGGCACCATCTTTGCCTATGGCCAGACGGGCAGCGGGAAGTCCTTCACCATGCAGGGCCTGCCGGACCCGCCTTCCCAGAGAGGGGTCATCCCCAGGGCCTTCGAGCACATTTTCGAGAGCGTCCAG TGCGCGGAGAATACCAAGTTCCTGGTCCGGGCCTCCTACCTGGAGATCTACAACGAAGACATCCGTGACCTGCTGGGGGCTGACACCAAGCAGAAGCTGGAG CTGAAGGAGCACCCGGAGAAGGGAGTGTATGTGAAGGGGCTCTCCATGCACACGGTGCACAGCGTGGCGCAGTGCGAGCGCATCATGGAGACGGGCTGGAGGAACCGCTCGGTGGGCTACACCCTGATGAACAAGGACTCCTCGCGCTCCCACTCCATCTTCACCATCAGCATCGAGATCTATGCTGTGG ATGAGCGGGGCAAGGACCACCTCCGGGCAGGCAAGCTGAACCTGGTGGACCTGGCAGGCAGCGAGCGGCAGTCCAAGACGGGCGCCACGGGGGAGCGGCTCAAGGAGGCCACCAAGATCAACTTGTCGCTGTCGGCACTGGGCAACGTCATCTCGGCCCTGGTGGACGGGCGCTGCAGGCACATCCCCTACCGGGACTCGAAGCTGACGCGGCTGCTGCAGGACTCGCTGGGCGGCAACACCAAGACACTGATGATGGCCTGCCTGTCGCCCGCTGACAACAACTACGACGAGACGCTCAGCACACTGCGCTACGCCAACCGAGCCAAGAACATCAAGAACAAGCCGCGCATCAACGAGGACCCCAAGGACGCCCTCCTGCGCGAGTACCAGGAGGAGATCAAGAAGCTCAAGGCCATTCTGGCCCAGCAGATGAGCCCGGGCGACCTGTCAG ccctgctctccaaTCAGGTGCCCCTGAACCCTGTCCAGACTGAGAAGCTGTTGCCCCCACCTGTGATCCAACACGACACGGAGGCTGAAAAGCAGCTGATCCGGGAG GAGTACGAGGAGCGCCTGGCCCGGCTGCAGGCCGACTACGAGGCAGAGCAGGAGTCCAGGGCCCGGCTGGAGGAGGACATCACTGCCATGCGCAACTCCTACGACGTGAAGCTGTCCACGCTGGAGGAGAACCTGCGCAAGGAGACAG AGGCCGTTCTGAAGGCGGAAGTCCTCTACAAGGCTGAGGTCATGTCCAGGGCTGAGTTTGCCAACAGGTCTGAGAACTCGCCCACGTTCCAGTACGAGGTGGCCGTGAAACCCGAGGTCTCCTCCATGGCCGACACGCTGCCCCGGGATGATGTCTCCAGGACCCAGGGTTCCTCCAGGTTGGAGGGACTGCCCAAGGTAGAGGCCTCCCAGTCGGAGATTTCTTTTGGGTCTGATGAGTCTTCCACATTCCAAGAAACCTCCATGTCTGAGGCCTTCCCAGGGCCCGAGGAGCCCTCCGACCTGGAGTTTGCTCTGCCCGACGTGGAGGCCAAAGTCAAGTACTTCTTGGCTGAGGATCTCAGCCAGGAGGCCATGGAGCCTCTGCTGGAGGGGGAGCCGTTACTCCAGGAAGCCGAGCCACAGCTGATGCCCCCGGAGCTGTTATCAGGCCTGCACGACCCGTTTGCTGAGGTGGAAGCCAAGCTGGCCCGGCTCTCCTCCACGGTGGCTAGGACGGACGTGCCCCAGGCGGACGTACCCAAGGTCCCCATGCAG CTTCGGGCAGCAGAGGTGGAGATCAAAGATCTGCAGTCGGAGTTTGAGCTGGAGAAGATCGATTACTTGGCCACCATCCGGCGGCAGGAACGTGACTCTATGCTCTGCCAGCAGCTCCTGGAGCAGATGCAGCCCCTGATTCGCCGGGACTGTAACTACAGCAACCTGGAGAAGATAAGGCGCGAGTCCTGCTGGGATGAGGATAATGGCTTCTGGAAGATCCCCGAGCCCATCATCATAAAAACCAGCCTCCCAGTAG CAGTTTCAACAGGGCCACAGAACAAACCAGCCCGCAAAACCTCTGCAGCGGACACGGGCGAACCCGGCACG GGTCTGGAATCTCAGCAGAAGGAAGACCGCTACAAGCTGATGCTCAGCCGGAGCGACAGTGAAAATATTGCCAGTAACTACTTCCGGTCGAAGCGGGCCAGCCAGATCCTCAGCACGGATCCCATGAAGAGCCTCA CACATCACAGCTCACCGCCAGGCCTCAGCTCTCCACTCAGCAACAACTCTGCCACCTCGCCCACGCAGGCCCCTGAAATGCCCCAGCCCCGGCCCTTCCGCCTGGAGTCCCTTGACATCCCCTTCAGCAAGGCCAAGCgtaagaaaagcaaaagcagcTTTGGCAGTGAGCCCCTGTGA
- the KIF17 gene encoding kinesin-like protein KIF17 isoform X5, whose protein sequence is MASEAVKVVVRCRPMNQRERELSCQPVVTVDAARGQCFIQNPGAADEPPKQFTFDGAYSMDHFTEQIYNEIAYPLVEGVTEGYNGTIFAYGQTGSGKSFTMQGLPDPPSQRGVIPRAFEHIFESVQCAENTKFLVRASYLEIYNEDIRDLLGADTKQKLELKEHPEKGVYVKGLSMHTVHSVAQCERIMETGWRNRSVGYTLMNKDSSRSHSIFTISIEIYAVDERGKDHLRAGKLNLVDLAGSERQSKTGATGERLKEATKINLSLSALGNVISALVDGRCRHIPYRDSKLTRLLQDSLGGNTKTLMMACLSPADNNYDETLSTLRYANRAKNIKNKPRINEDPKDALLREYQEEIKKLKAILAQQMSPGDLSALLSNQVPLNPVQTEKLLPPPVIQHDTEAEKQLIREEYEERLARLQADYEAEQESRARLEEDITAMRNSYDVKLSTLEENLRKETEAVLKAEVLYKAEVMSRAEFANRSENSPTFQYEVAVKPEVSSMADTLPRDDVSRTQGSSRLEGLPKVEASQSEISFGSDESSTFQETSMSEAFPGPEEPSDLEFALPDVEAKVKYFLAEDLSQEAMEPLLEGEPLLQEAEPQLMPPELLSGLHDPFAEVEAKLARLSSTVARTDVPQADVPKVPMQEVDLDLDMAKEVVLAAEPGMEAEAEAQVALEAPPQAPLAMTSVRRDSVGVEVAVLTDDLLPIVDQQQVLARLQLLEQQVVGGEQAKNKDLKEKHKRRKRYADERKKQLVAALQNSDEDSGDWVLLHVYDSIQEEVRAKSKLLEKMQRKLRAAEVEIKDLQSEFELEKIDYLATIRRQERDSMLCQQLLEQMQPLIRRDCNYSNLEKIRRESCWDEDNGFWKIPEPIIIKTSLPVVSTGPQNKPARKTSAADTGEPGTKEDRYKLMLSRSDSENIASNYFRSKRASQILSTDPMKSLTHHSSPPGLSSPLSNNSATSPTQAPEMPQPRPFRLESLDIPFSKAKRKKSKSSFGSEPL, encoded by the exons GGCGTCACTGAGGGCTACAATGGCACCATCTTTGCCTATGGCCAGACGGGCAGCGGGAAGTCCTTCACCATGCAGGGCCTGCCGGACCCGCCTTCCCAGAGAGGGGTCATCCCCAGGGCCTTCGAGCACATTTTCGAGAGCGTCCAG TGCGCGGAGAATACCAAGTTCCTGGTCCGGGCCTCCTACCTGGAGATCTACAACGAAGACATCCGTGACCTGCTGGGGGCTGACACCAAGCAGAAGCTGGAG CTGAAGGAGCACCCGGAGAAGGGAGTGTATGTGAAGGGGCTCTCCATGCACACGGTGCACAGCGTGGCGCAGTGCGAGCGCATCATGGAGACGGGCTGGAGGAACCGCTCGGTGGGCTACACCCTGATGAACAAGGACTCCTCGCGCTCCCACTCCATCTTCACCATCAGCATCGAGATCTATGCTGTGG ATGAGCGGGGCAAGGACCACCTCCGGGCAGGCAAGCTGAACCTGGTGGACCTGGCAGGCAGCGAGCGGCAGTCCAAGACGGGCGCCACGGGGGAGCGGCTCAAGGAGGCCACCAAGATCAACTTGTCGCTGTCGGCACTGGGCAACGTCATCTCGGCCCTGGTGGACGGGCGCTGCAGGCACATCCCCTACCGGGACTCGAAGCTGACGCGGCTGCTGCAGGACTCGCTGGGCGGCAACACCAAGACACTGATGATGGCCTGCCTGTCGCCCGCTGACAACAACTACGACGAGACGCTCAGCACACTGCGCTACGCCAACCGAGCCAAGAACATCAAGAACAAGCCGCGCATCAACGAGGACCCCAAGGACGCCCTCCTGCGCGAGTACCAGGAGGAGATCAAGAAGCTCAAGGCCATTCTGGCCCAGCAGATGAGCCCGGGCGACCTGTCAG ccctgctctccaaTCAGGTGCCCCTGAACCCTGTCCAGACTGAGAAGCTGTTGCCCCCACCTGTGATCCAACACGACACGGAGGCTGAAAAGCAGCTGATCCGGGAG GAGTACGAGGAGCGCCTGGCCCGGCTGCAGGCCGACTACGAGGCAGAGCAGGAGTCCAGGGCCCGGCTGGAGGAGGACATCACTGCCATGCGCAACTCCTACGACGTGAAGCTGTCCACGCTGGAGGAGAACCTGCGCAAGGAGACAG AGGCCGTTCTGAAGGCGGAAGTCCTCTACAAGGCTGAGGTCATGTCCAGGGCTGAGTTTGCCAACAGGTCTGAGAACTCGCCCACGTTCCAGTACGAGGTGGCCGTGAAACCCGAGGTCTCCTCCATGGCCGACACGCTGCCCCGGGATGATGTCTCCAGGACCCAGGGTTCCTCCAGGTTGGAGGGACTGCCCAAGGTAGAGGCCTCCCAGTCGGAGATTTCTTTTGGGTCTGATGAGTCTTCCACATTCCAAGAAACCTCCATGTCTGAGGCCTTCCCAGGGCCCGAGGAGCCCTCCGACCTGGAGTTTGCTCTGCCCGACGTGGAGGCCAAAGTCAAGTACTTCTTGGCTGAGGATCTCAGCCAGGAGGCCATGGAGCCTCTGCTGGAGGGGGAGCCGTTACTCCAGGAAGCCGAGCCACAGCTGATGCCCCCGGAGCTGTTATCAGGCCTGCACGACCCGTTTGCTGAGGTGGAAGCCAAGCTGGCCCGGCTCTCCTCCACGGTGGCTAGGACGGACGTGCCCCAGGCGGACGTACCCAAGGTCCCCATGCAG GAGGTTGACCTGGACCTGGACATGGCCAAGGAGGTGGTGTTGGCAGCAGAGCCTGGCATGGAGGCCGAGGCTGAGGCCCAGGTGGCCTTGGAGGCTCCGCCTCAGGCCCCACTGGCCATGACAAGTGTGAGAAGGGACAGTGTGGGTGTGGAGGTGGCAGTGCTGACTGACGACCTGCTGCCCATTGTGGACCAGCAGCAGGTGCTCGCCCG TTTGCAGCTGTTGGAGCAGCAGGTGGTTGGAGGGGAGCAGGCCAAGAACAAGGACCTGAAAGAGAAGCACAAGCGGCGGAAGCGGTACGCTGATGAGCGCAAGAAGCAGCTGGTGGCGGCGCTGCAGAACTCGGATGAGGACAGCGGGGACTGGGTGCTCCTCCACGTCTACGACTCCatccaggaggaggtgagggccAAGAGCAAGCTGCTGGAGAAGATGCAGAGGAAG CTTCGGGCAGCAGAGGTGGAGATCAAAGATCTGCAGTCGGAGTTTGAGCTGGAGAAGATCGATTACTTGGCCACCATCCGGCGGCAGGAACGTGACTCTATGCTCTGCCAGCAGCTCCTGGAGCAGATGCAGCCCCTGATTCGCCGGGACTGTAACTACAGCAACCTGGAGAAGATAAGGCGCGAGTCCTGCTGGGATGAGGATAATGGCTTCTGGAAGATCCCCGAGCCCATCATCATAAAAACCAGCCTCCCAGTAG TTTCAACAGGGCCACAGAACAAACCAGCCCGCAAAACCTCTGCAGCGGACACGGGCGAACCCGGCACG AAGGAAGACCGCTACAAGCTGATGCTCAGCCGGAGCGACAGTGAAAATATTGCCAGTAACTACTTCCGGTCGAAGCGGGCCAGCCAGATCCTCAGCACGGATCCCATGAAGAGCCTCA CACATCACAGCTCACCGCCAGGCCTCAGCTCTCCACTCAGCAACAACTCTGCCACCTCGCCCACGCAGGCCCCTGAAATGCCCCAGCCCCGGCCCTTCCGCCTGGAGTCCCTTGACATCCCCTTCAGCAAGGCCAAGCgtaagaaaagcaaaagcagcTTTGGCAGTGAGCCCCTGTGA